In Anaerostipes hadrus ATCC 29173 = JCM 17467, a single genomic region encodes these proteins:
- a CDS encoding DUF6198 family protein, protein MENEKPILRGELALMVAIVINSFSVVLMLYSGSGISAISSVPYAFSEVFKELSLGTWTYIFQGALVLSLMILRRKFVPSYLFSFVAGFAFSELLDVNELWIGILPQTIPCRIAYFLISYFLLSIGIALENRCQLPIIPTDLFPRELSEIIDKPYARVKIIFDVLCLATTGLLTCLMLGYLDGLGIGTIVAAFTMGKMVSITGSWIDQRVTFASVLSKQTI, encoded by the coding sequence ATGGAGAATGAAAAACCAATACTAAGAGGAGAGCTTGCATTGATGGTAGCAATCGTGATCAATAGTTTTAGTGTAGTACTGATGCTGTATTCAGGTTCTGGAATTTCGGCAATCTCAAGTGTACCTTATGCATTTTCGGAAGTATTTAAGGAGTTATCACTAGGTACATGGACATATATATTTCAGGGAGCATTGGTGTTAAGTCTGATGATCCTAAGAAGAAAGTTTGTACCATCTTATTTATTCAGCTTCGTTGCAGGATTTGCGTTTAGTGAATTATTAGATGTCAATGAATTATGGATTGGGATCCTGCCACAGACGATCCCATGCAGGATTGCGTATTTCCTGATCAGTTATTTCTTGTTAAGTATAGGAATTGCTTTAGAGAACAGATGCCAGCTTCCGATCATTCCAACGGATTTATTTCCAAGAGAATTATCAGAAATCATTGACAAACCATATGCAAGGGTTAAGATCATATTTGATGTTTTATGTCTTGCCACAACTGGGCTTTTAACATGTCTGATGCTTGGATATTTAGATGGATTAGGTATTGGAACGATCGTTGCTGCATTTACGATGGGTAAAATGGTTTCGATCACAGGCAGTTGGATCGATCAGAGAGTTACTTTTGCATCGGTCTTAAGTAAACAGACGATATAG
- a CDS encoding glycogen debranching protein, whose protein sequence is MVNPMMEINGFKVRPGFFDLNGALEFSCGVNFTVHTSNGTSCELLLFHPGEEEPYAIIPFPESYKIGDVYSMIVYDLKSEDFEYAYRVDGPYDEQKGLLFDKTKVLLDPYAQAVAGQEVWGHKRTRTYHARVVRDSFDWGVQPQSSREMSDLIIYELHVRGFTNHSSSGVKHPGTFAGLKEKIPYLKELGINAVELMPIFEFDEMINAREVDGKQLVEYWGYNTVDFFSPNASYAAAEEVNNEGKELKELIRELHENGIEVILDVVFNHTAEGNENGPFFSFKGFDNNIYYLLTPEGNYYNFSGCGNSLNCNHPVVQQMILECLRHWTVHYRVDGFRFDLASILGRDEDGMPMNNPPLLKSLAYDPLLRNVKLIAEAWDAGGLYQVGNFPASKRWAEWNGQYRDTMRGYLKGDFWEANSAAWRICGSGDLYGGYYSDGNSNYAGYNSCINFLTCHDGFTMYDLYSYNNKHNEANGWNNTDGANDNRSWNCGMEGDTKDPEVLKLRYRMIRNACAILMCSRGTPMFFSGDEFGNTKFGNNNSYCQDNEISWIDWSLLEKNKDLFEFFKFMIDYRKKHPVIRKKLDNAVCGMEAMHAHDVNAERMEVPQNAKTLAVSFAGYDRKKGKDDLVYVAVNAYWEEVKITLPNLANHGAWYLSVDTYGDEKGKYFYQEGEEIRIDREYVMKPRSIVVFTGREILR, encoded by the coding sequence ATGGTAAATCCAATGATGGAAATTAATGGTTTTAAAGTAAGACCAGGATTTTTTGATTTAAATGGAGCATTAGAATTTTCATGTGGGGTGAATTTTACAGTGCATACAAGCAATGGAACATCATGTGAGCTGCTATTATTTCATCCAGGAGAAGAAGAACCATATGCAATCATTCCATTTCCAGAATCATATAAGATCGGAGATGTCTATTCTATGATTGTTTATGATCTGAAATCTGAAGATTTTGAATATGCTTATCGTGTGGATGGACCATATGATGAACAAAAAGGATTACTGTTTGATAAAACAAAAGTTTTGTTGGATCCGTATGCTCAGGCTGTTGCAGGACAGGAAGTCTGGGGACATAAAAGAACCAGAACGTATCATGCAAGAGTTGTAAGAGATAGTTTTGACTGGGGTGTACAGCCACAGTCAAGCAGAGAGATGAGTGATCTGATCATTTATGAGTTACATGTCAGAGGATTTACAAATCATTCATCCTCAGGAGTCAAACATCCAGGAACTTTTGCAGGATTAAAAGAAAAGATCCCATATTTAAAAGAATTAGGGATCAATGCGGTAGAATTGATGCCGATCTTTGAATTTGACGAGATGATCAACGCAAGAGAAGTGGATGGGAAACAACTTGTTGAATATTGGGGATATAATACGGTTGATTTTTTTTCACCAAATGCTAGTTATGCAGCTGCTGAGGAAGTTAATAATGAAGGAAAGGAATTAAAAGAATTGATCCGTGAACTTCATGAAAATGGAATCGAAGTTATTCTGGATGTTGTATTTAATCACACTGCAGAAGGAAATGAAAATGGACCATTCTTCAGTTTCAAGGGATTTGACAACAATATCTACTATTTATTAACTCCAGAAGGTAATTATTATAATTTTAGTGGATGTGGGAATTCTCTAAATTGCAACCATCCAGTAGTACAGCAGATGATCCTTGAATGTTTAAGACATTGGACGGTTCATTATCGTGTAGATGGATTCCGATTTGATCTTGCAAGCATTCTTGGACGAGATGAAGATGGAATGCCAATGAATAATCCACCATTACTAAAAAGTCTGGCCTATGATCCACTTTTAAGGAATGTAAAACTGATCGCAGAAGCATGGGATGCAGGTGGATTATATCAGGTAGGAAACTTTCCAGCCAGCAAACGATGGGCAGAATGGAACGGACAGTACCGTGATACGATGCGAGGCTATCTAAAAGGTGATTTCTGGGAAGCTAACAGTGCTGCATGGAGAATTTGTGGTTCAGGTGACTTGTATGGCGGATATTACTCTGATGGAAACAGTAATTACGCTGGATACAATTCCTGTATCAACTTCCTCACATGTCACGATGGATTTACAATGTATGATCTCTATTCTTACAATAATAAACATAATGAGGCAAATGGTTGGAACAATACCGATGGGGCAAATGACAATCGAAGCTGGAATTGTGGTATGGAAGGAGATACAAAAGATCCGGAAGTACTCAAATTACGTTACCGCATGATCAGAAATGCTTGTGCTATCTTAATGTGCAGCCGTGGAACGCCAATGTTCTTCTCAGGCGATGAATTCGGAAATACGAAGTTTGGAAATAATAACAGCTACTGTCAGGATAATGAAATCTCATGGATTGATTGGAGCTTATTAGAGAAGAATAAAGATTTATTTGAATTCTTTAAATTTATGATCGATTACAGAAAAAAACATCCAGTTATCCGCAAGAAACTGGACAATGCAGTTTGCGGAATGGAAGCAATGCATGCACACGATGTTAATGCAGAACGTATGGAAGTACCACAAAATGCAAAAACACTGGCAGTAAGCTTTGCAGGATATGACCGCAAAAAAGGAAAAGACGATCTTGTATATGTAGCAGTCAATGCTTATTGGGAAGAAGTAAAGATTACACTTCCAAACCTTGCAAATCATGGAGCATGGTACTTAAGTGTGGATACTTATGGAGATGAGAAAGGAAAGTACTTCTATCAAGAAGGAGAAGAGATTCGCATTGATCGTGAATATGTGATGAAACCTCGGTCTATTGTGGTGTTTACTGGACGAGAAATTTTAAGATAA
- a CDS encoding IS110 family transposase, translated as MNYNTVYVGMDVHKESFTLCSCKYEDEKASHYQRTPASYKNVLRYLAFLRTIYGEDTRFVCGYEAGCLGYSLYHQLENFNVECVILAPTTMLEQRSKRRIKTDKRDAEIIAKSLAQHNYSPVHIPTKMDNQTKEFIRMRDDHKAELKKIKQQILAFCLRQGYQYDGSGNWTAKHVKWLRSLKTEGLYKEILDEYLLTYTILTDKLNRLDQRIEELASKEEYKESVSKLTCFLGIKIHTALSVIVEVGDFQRFVSARKFAGYLGLVPGQHSSGDDRNGLGITKAGNTHVRRLLVESAQSYTRGKIGYKSRVLRSRQAGNSPQIINYADRANERLRRRYYQMVLKDGKKYNIAKIAVARELACFIWGMMTDNIY; from the coding sequence ATGAATTATAACACAGTTTACGTAGGAATGGACGTTCATAAGGAAAGTTTTACTCTTTGTTCTTGCAAATATGAAGATGAAAAGGCATCTCATTACCAGAGAACACCAGCCAGTTACAAGAATGTATTAAGATATCTTGCATTTCTTCGCACTATATATGGAGAAGATACAAGATTTGTGTGTGGCTACGAAGCAGGATGCCTTGGGTATTCTTTGTATCATCAATTGGAAAATTTTAATGTGGAATGTGTGATCCTTGCACCAACTACAATGCTCGAACAACGCAGCAAAAGAAGGATTAAGACTGATAAAAGAGATGCAGAGATCATTGCAAAATCTCTGGCACAGCACAATTACAGTCCGGTACATATTCCAACGAAAATGGATAATCAGACAAAAGAATTCATCCGTATGCGTGATGATCATAAAGCGGAATTGAAAAAGATTAAACAACAGATCCTTGCCTTCTGTTTACGTCAGGGTTATCAGTATGATGGAAGTGGTAACTGGACAGCAAAACATGTGAAATGGCTGAGATCATTAAAAACAGAGGGTCTTTATAAAGAAATACTTGATGAATATCTGCTGACTTATACAATCCTGACAGATAAACTGAACCGTCTGGATCAGAGGATTGAAGAACTAGCATCCAAAGAAGAGTATAAAGAATCTGTCAGTAAGTTAACCTGTTTTCTAGGAATCAAGATACATACTGCGTTATCTGTAATTGTTGAAGTTGGAGACTTTCAGCGTTTTGTATCTGCACGAAAGTTTGCAGGGTATCTTGGATTGGTACCTGGACAACATTCCAGTGGCGATGACAGAAACGGACTTGGCATTACAAAAGCAGGGAACACCCATGTACGCAGACTGTTGGTAGAATCCGCACAAAGTTATACCCGTGGAAAGATCGGATATAAATCAAGAGTCTTAAGATCACGACAGGCGGGAAATTCACCGCAGATAATCAATTATGCAGACAGGGCAAATGAACGTCTGAGACGGCGTTATTACCAGATGGTTCTGAAAGATGGTAAAAAATATAATATTGCAAAAATAGCAGTTGCAAGAGAGCTTGCTTGTTTTATATGGGGAATGATGACAGATAATATTTACTGA
- a CDS encoding phosphoribosylaminoimidazolesuccinocarboxamide synthase, with the protein MKEMKPIKEGKVREIYDNGDSLIMVATDRISCFDVILKNDVTKKGTVLTQMSKFWFDLTKDIVPNHMISVDVKDMPEFFQQEKYDGNSMMCKKLTMLPIECIVRGYITGSGWASYQENGTVCGIKLPEGLKESDKLPEPIYTPSTKAEIGDHDENISFERSIEVLEKEFPGKGQEYAEQLRDKTIALYKKCADYALEHGIIIADTKFEFGLDENGNIVIGDEMLTPDSSRFWPADEYEPGHGQPSFDKQFARDWLKSNEHDWKLPQDIVDKTIDKYFQAYEMLTGKDL; encoded by the coding sequence ATGAAAGAAATGAAACCGATCAAAGAAGGTAAAGTTCGTGAGATTTATGACAATGGTGACAGCCTGATCATGGTTGCAACTGACCGTATCAGCTGCTTTGATGTCATCTTAAAGAATGATGTCACAAAGAAAGGAACTGTTTTAACACAGATGTCCAAATTCTGGTTTGACCTTACAAAAGACATCGTTCCTAACCATATGATCTCTGTTGATGTCAAAGATATGCCTGAATTCTTCCAACAGGAAAAATATGATGGAAACAGCATGATGTGTAAGAAACTTACTATGCTTCCAATCGAATGTATCGTTCGTGGATATATCACAGGAAGCGGTTGGGCAAGCTATCAGGAGAATGGTACAGTCTGCGGAATCAAACTTCCTGAAGGATTAAAAGAATCTGATAAACTTCCTGAACCAATCTACACACCATCTACAAAAGCAGAAATCGGTGATCATGATGAGAACATTTCTTTTGAAAGAAGTATTGAAGTTCTTGAGAAAGAATTCCCAGGTAAAGGACAGGAATACGCTGAACAGTTACGCGATAAGACGATCGCACTTTATAAGAAATGTGCTGATTATGCATTAGAACACGGAATCATCATCGCAGATACGAAATTTGAATTTGGTCTTGATGAAAACGGTAACATCGTCATCGGAGATGAAATGTTAACACCAGACAGCTCTCGTTTCTGGCCAGCAGACGAATACGAACCAGGTCATGGACAGCCATCCTTCGACAAACAGTTCGCCCGCGACTGGTTAAAGAGCAACGAACATGACTGGAAACTGCCTCAGGACATTGTTGATAAGACAATCGATAAATATTTCCAGGCTTATGAGATGCTTACTGGGAAAGATTTGTAA